One stretch of Halapricum desulfuricans DNA includes these proteins:
- the psmB gene encoding archaeal proteasome endopeptidase complex subunit beta, whose product MNNDFAPYEPELGGFEDVPEADDEPVAKTGTTTVGIATEDGVVIATDKRASLGGRFVSNKNVQKVEQIHPTAALTLVGSVGGAQSFIRSLRVESNLYESRRDEPMSIHALATLAGNFARGGPFIAINPILGGVDEEGSHVYSIDPAGGVMEDDYTVTGSGMQLAHGALEGEYSEDLSIEEARTLAARAVHAATERDTGSGNGIFVAEVTEEGVEIEDYDDVTELL is encoded by the coding sequence ATGAATAACGACTTTGCCCCCTACGAACCCGAACTGGGCGGCTTCGAGGACGTCCCCGAAGCCGACGACGAACCGGTCGCCAAGACCGGGACGACGACCGTCGGCATCGCGACCGAGGACGGCGTCGTGATCGCGACGGACAAGCGCGCCAGCCTCGGCGGACGGTTCGTCTCGAACAAGAACGTCCAGAAGGTCGAACAGATCCACCCGACGGCCGCGCTCACGCTCGTCGGCAGCGTCGGCGGTGCCCAGTCGTTCATCCGCTCGCTGCGCGTCGAGTCGAACCTCTATGAGTCGCGCCGCGACGAGCCGATGAGCATCCACGCGCTGGCGACGCTCGCTGGCAACTTCGCCCGCGGCGGGCCGTTTATCGCGATCAACCCGATCCTGGGCGGCGTCGACGAGGAGGGGAGCCACGTCTACAGCATCGACCCCGCCGGCGGCGTCATGGAAGACGACTACACCGTCACCGGCAGCGGGATGCAACTGGCCCACGGTGCGCTCGAAGGCGAGTACAGCGAGGACCTCTCGATCGAGGAGGCCCGGACGCTGGCCGCGCGTGCGGTCCACGCCGCCACCGAGCGCGACACCGGCTCCGGCAACGGCATCTTCGTCGCCGAAGTCACCGAGGAGGGCGTCGAGATCGAAGACTACGACGACGTCACCGAGTTGCTGTAG
- a CDS encoding ABC transporter ATP-binding protein — protein sequence MSSVTLEDVSVAFDGVPALDSVSLSIEAGEFFTLVGPSGCGKTTTLRAIAGFETADAGSVSIGGEDVAGVPPENRNVGIVFQNYALFPHMSVRENVAYGLRYRDPPGGGSTEERVAELLDLVDMDGMGDRDPESLSGGQQQRIALARALAPGPDVLLLDEPLSALDARLRERLRVVIREIQQELGITTIYVTHDQSEALAISDRVAVVSDGRVEQVGPPESIYRAPATRFVAAFVGDNNLLAGVVVSSDPPRVALDARSGPADRSDETVERSGVASSFERSDVTVPVDSPHATGRAVTLSIRPESLSLVESGSRDGDSRITFPATVSTAEFMGDAYRVHCEWGGRELLVKTDADEPPDGDVRLAVDPEDVTVLDEPRASSRPVEADDD from the coding sequence ATGAGCTCAGTCACTCTCGAGGACGTCTCGGTCGCCTTCGACGGCGTCCCCGCGCTCGATTCGGTGTCGCTGTCGATCGAGGCGGGCGAGTTCTTCACGCTGGTCGGCCCCTCCGGGTGCGGGAAGACGACGACGCTCCGGGCGATCGCCGGCTTCGAGACGGCCGACGCCGGCTCCGTCTCGATCGGCGGCGAAGACGTCGCGGGCGTGCCCCCGGAAAACCGGAACGTCGGCATCGTCTTCCAGAACTACGCGCTGTTCCCGCACATGAGCGTCCGCGAGAACGTCGCCTACGGTCTGCGCTATCGCGACCCGCCGGGGGGCGGCTCGACGGAAGAACGGGTTGCGGAACTGCTCGATCTCGTGGACATGGACGGGATGGGCGACCGCGATCCCGAGTCGCTGTCGGGCGGCCAGCAACAGCGGATCGCGCTGGCTCGCGCGCTCGCGCCCGGCCCGGACGTCCTCCTGCTGGACGAACCGCTGTCGGCGCTGGACGCCCGACTCCGGGAGCGGTTGCGCGTCGTGATCCGGGAGATCCAGCAGGAACTGGGCATCACGACGATCTACGTCACCCACGACCAGTCGGAGGCGCTGGCGATCTCCGACCGCGTGGCGGTCGTCTCCGACGGCCGCGTCGAACAGGTCGGGCCGCCCGAGTCGATCTACCGCGCGCCGGCGACCCGGTTCGTCGCGGCGTTCGTCGGCGACAACAATCTACTGGCGGGCGTCGTCGTCTCCTCGGACCCGCCGCGAGTCGCGCTCGACGCGCGTTCCGGCCCCGCCGATCGCTCGGACGAGACCGTCGAGCGTTCGGGCGTGGCATCCTCTTTCGAGCGTTCGGACGTGACAGTCCCCGTCGACAGCCCACACGCGACGGGCCGGGCGGTGACGCTGTCGATCCGGCCCGAATCGCTCTCGCTCGTCGAGTCTGGTTCTCGGGATGGGGACAGCCGGATCACGTTCCCCGCGACCGTCTCGACAGCCGAGTTCATGGGCGACGCCTATCGCGTCCACTGTGAGTGGGGCGGCCGCGAGTTGCTGGTCAAGACCGACGCCGACGAGCCGCCGGACGGCGACGTGCGGCTGGCAGTCGACCCGGAAGACGTGACAGTCCTGGACGAACCACGAGCGAGTTCGCGTCCAGTGGAGGCCGACGATGACTGA
- a CDS encoding winged helix-turn-helix domain-containing protein, whose product MGDSDRDTGREPASAEDAFSLLADETRLAILRELYALDDPLTFSELRERVGMRDSGQFNYHLGKLKGQFVEQTEEGYELTTSGFRVLGAVFAGTYEERTIDPVPIDDPCPLCGGRLTAVYDRDHFEIVCEDCETHVIAYPAPPGILRGRDREELPAVFSRYARHVLGQITDGFCPFCLGPTEVELDIPEVEGIGANHQCQHCGLEMTMSTGISLLQVPEVVAFAREHGLDVQETPLWAQDPIFGGDERLVDDESDPAALEFVITIDDESLTIRLDDRLRAIETTRS is encoded by the coding sequence ATGGGCGATTCAGATCGCGACACCGGACGCGAACCCGCCAGTGCGGAAGACGCCTTCTCCCTTCTGGCCGACGAGACGCGACTGGCGATCCTCCGGGAACTGTACGCCCTGGACGACCCGCTGACGTTCTCCGAGTTGCGCGAGCGCGTCGGAATGCGCGACAGCGGCCAGTTCAACTACCACCTCGGCAAGCTCAAGGGACAGTTCGTCGAGCAGACCGAGGAGGGGTACGAGCTGACGACGAGCGGGTTTCGCGTGCTCGGGGCAGTGTTCGCCGGGACGTACGAGGAGCGGACGATCGATCCCGTGCCGATCGACGACCCGTGTCCGCTCTGTGGCGGCCGGTTGACTGCCGTCTACGATCGCGATCACTTCGAGATCGTCTGCGAGGACTGCGAGACCCACGTCATCGCCTATCCTGCGCCCCCGGGGATCCTCCGCGGTCGGGACCGCGAAGAACTCCCGGCGGTCTTCTCGCGGTACGCGCGCCACGTCCTCGGACAGATCACGGACGGGTTCTGCCCGTTCTGCTTGGGGCCGACCGAGGTCGAACTCGACATCCCAGAGGTCGAGGGAATCGGAGCAAACCACCAGTGTCAGCACTGTGGCCTCGAGATGACGATGTCCACCGGCATCTCCCTACTTCAGGTCCCGGAAGTCGTCGCGTTTGCCCGCGAGCACGGCCTCGACGTGCAGGAGACGCCACTGTGGGCTCAGGATCCGATCTTCGGCGGCGACGAGCGACTGGTCGACGACGAGTCCGACCCCGCCGCGCTCGAATTCGTGATCACCATCGACGACGAAAGCCTCACGATCCGTCTCGACGACCGGCTGCGCGCCATCGAAACGACACGCTCCTGA
- a CDS encoding SOS response-associated peptidase, producing MCGRTSLFTPQSHLEARFDARAAETLEPRYNIAPREELAVIRNDSPGTIDLLEWGLLPSWADPDDATRPINARAETISEKPAFAEAFERRRCLVLADGFYEWADTRGGSQPYRVERTDGEPFAMAGLFERREGERGIEETVAVVTTEPNAVVEPLHHRMAVVLDPEQQRRWLSTADRSVLDAPSAEEWRAYPVSARVNDPTNDGPGVLEEVEPATQTGLDEFA from the coding sequence ATGTGTGGCCGGACCTCGCTGTTCACTCCGCAGTCGCACCTCGAAGCGCGCTTCGACGCGAGGGCGGCGGAGACGCTCGAACCGCGGTACAACATCGCGCCCCGGGAGGAACTGGCCGTCATCCGCAACGATTCGCCCGGGACGATCGACCTGCTGGAGTGGGGCTTGCTCCCCTCGTGGGCCGACCCCGACGACGCCACGCGGCCGATCAACGCCCGCGCGGAGACGATTTCCGAGAAGCCGGCCTTCGCCGAGGCCTTCGAGCGGCGGCGGTGTCTCGTGCTCGCGGACGGCTTCTACGAGTGGGCCGACACCCGCGGCGGGAGCCAGCCCTACCGCGTCGAGCGGACCGACGGCGAGCCCTTCGCGATGGCCGGGCTGTTCGAGCGCCGCGAGGGCGAGCGCGGGATCGAGGAGACCGTCGCCGTCGTCACGACCGAGCCGAACGCGGTCGTCGAACCACTGCACCACCGGATGGCTGTCGTCCTTGATCCCGAACAACAACGGCGATGGCTCTCGACGGCCGATCGGTCAGTGCTCGACGCGCCATCGGCCGAAGAGTGGCGCGCCTACCCCGTCTCGGCGCGAGTCAACGATCCGACCAACGACGGTCCGGGCGTCCTCGAGGAGGTCGAGCCCGCCACCCAGACCGGACTCGACGAGTTCGCGTAG
- a CDS encoding TrmB family transcriptional regulator produces MTKRTSSDGIDAVVEESVELLQGFELTEYEAKSFVALSRISTGTAKEVAEVADIPQARVYDCMETLHDRGLVDIQQSTPRRFRASEPEEAVATLQRQYMDRLDRLRELFPRLESPDREDESVDVWVMEGSTEVSERLRELASAAEDEVLLALAVEELLTDELLGALDDAAERGVSVVVGSPGEPIRDRVAATAATARVVETWTWWEAYPVRPGAVSAVLMVDGESMLVSADAASALPGVSNHRAVWTDSERAPLVKMLRPLLARAVDPSGVDSFASP; encoded by the coding sequence ATGACAAAACGAACATCATCGGACGGCATCGACGCGGTGGTCGAAGAGTCCGTCGAGTTGCTCCAGGGGTTCGAACTGACCGAATACGAGGCCAAGAGTTTCGTCGCGTTGTCGCGCATTTCGACCGGGACGGCCAAAGAAGTCGCGGAGGTCGCCGACATCCCGCAGGCGCGAGTCTACGACTGCATGGAGACCTTACACGACCGCGGGTTGGTCGACATCCAGCAGTCGACGCCGCGGCGGTTTCGCGCGTCTGAACCCGAGGAAGCGGTCGCGACGCTTCAGCGACAGTACATGGACCGGCTCGATCGCCTCCGGGAGTTGTTTCCGCGGCTAGAATCGCCGGACCGCGAGGACGAGAGCGTCGACGTTTGGGTAATGGAAGGGTCGACCGAGGTGAGCGAGCGACTCCGGGAACTCGCTTCTGCTGCCGAAGACGAGGTCCTGCTCGCGCTGGCCGTCGAGGAGTTGCTCACCGACGAACTTCTGGGGGCACTCGACGACGCCGCCGAGCGCGGGGTGTCGGTCGTCGTCGGATCGCCGGGCGAACCGATCCGCGACCGGGTGGCGGCGACCGCGGCGACCGCCCGGGTCGTCGAGACCTGGACCTGGTGGGAGGCCTACCCCGTTCGACCCGGTGCCGTCAGTGCCGTGTTGATGGTCGACGGCGAGTCGATGCTGGTCAGCGCCGACGCGGCGTCGGCGCTGCCCGGCGTGAGCAACCATCGCGCGGTCTGGACCGACAGCGAGCGCGCCCCGCTGGTGAAGATGTTGCGACCGCTGCTCGCACGCGCAGTCGATCCGTCCGGTGTCGACAGCTTCGCGAGCCCCTGA
- a CDS encoding ferredoxin produces MVEVDETICTGCQVCVSVAPETFEMDGGVATAVSDEVTPEAEQAAEQCPVDAISL; encoded by the coding sequence ATGGTTGAAGTCGACGAGACGATCTGTACGGGTTGTCAGGTGTGCGTGTCGGTCGCACCGGAAACGTTCGAGATGGACGGCGGCGTCGCGACGGCCGTCAGCGACGAGGTCACGCCGGAAGCCGAGCAGGCTGCCGAGCAGTGCCCGGTCGACGCGATCTCGCTCTAG
- a CDS encoding transcription initiation factor IIB, translated as MSETNTRFRAHAQTRTARERTQSEQETEDSDELTCPECGATGITVEKRGETVCEECGVVIEDDMIDHGPEWRAFDSRERDQKSRVGAPSTKTLHDKGLSTKIDWKDSDASGSALSARKRSQMVRLRTWDERFRAKSARERNLKQALGEIDRMASALGLPENVRETAGVIYRKALYDDLLPGRSIEAMATGSLYAAARQGGTPRSLDEFQPISRVDRQEYARAYRYLARELGLAIEPADPAKYLPRFASELEVSEAVERRARELLETGKSRGIHSGKSPVGLAAGALYAGALLSNERITQQTIAEETDVSEVTIRNRYQELLDAHEQAEQVA; from the coding sequence ATGTCAGAGACCAACACCAGATTCCGAGCGCACGCACAGACTCGAACCGCACGCGAACGAACGCAAAGCGAGCAGGAGACCGAAGACAGCGACGAACTGACCTGTCCGGAGTGTGGCGCGACGGGGATCACAGTCGAGAAGCGCGGCGAGACCGTCTGTGAGGAGTGTGGTGTCGTCATCGAAGACGACATGATCGACCACGGACCGGAGTGGCGGGCGTTCGATTCCCGCGAGCGCGACCAGAAGTCCCGGGTCGGCGCGCCCTCGACGAAGACGCTCCACGACAAGGGCCTGTCGACGAAGATCGACTGGAAGGACAGCGACGCCAGCGGATCGGCACTGTCGGCGCGCAAGCGCTCACAGATGGTCCGGCTCCGGACCTGGGACGAGCGGTTTCGGGCCAAAAGCGCCCGCGAGCGCAATCTCAAACAGGCACTGGGTGAGATCGACCGCATGGCCTCGGCGCTGGGGCTGCCCGAGAACGTCCGGGAAACGGCGGGAGTCATCTACCGAAAGGCGCTGTACGACGACCTGTTGCCCGGCCGATCGATCGAGGCGATGGCGACAGGGTCGCTGTACGCCGCTGCGCGACAGGGCGGCACGCCCCGGAGTCTCGACGAGTTCCAGCCGATCAGCCGCGTCGACCGTCAGGAGTACGCTCGCGCCTACCGATACCTCGCCCGCGAACTCGGGCTAGCGATCGAACCGGCCGATCCGGCGAAGTACCTCCCCCGGTTCGCCTCCGAACTCGAGGTATCGGAAGCGGTCGAGCGCCGGGCACGCGAGCTCCTCGAAACGGGCAAATCCCGGGGTATCCACTCCGGGAAATCGCCCGTCGGACTGGCCGCCGGCGCGCTGTACGCCGGCGCGCTGTTGAGCAACGAGCGGATCACCCAGCAGACGATCGCCGAGGAAACCGACGTCAGCGAGGTGACGATCCGCAACCGCTACCAGGAACTACTCGACGCTCACGAGCAAGCCGAACAGGTCGCTTAG
- a CDS encoding AIR synthase family protein, with amino-acid sequence MTDLGKIDADFFERVIAPNLGADRENVSLGPTAGIDFGVLELGGRAVVTATDPLSVLPALGLERAGRLAIDIVLSDVAVSGIEPDHLTLGLTLPPDYERETLAAVWRGIDAHASELGVEVTATHVGRYPGVERSWIGSATALGIGDPEDLVRPDGARPGDELVVSTGPAAEVAGLFATLYPERLGLDPGTVATAQRRVNDIPAVEDALAAHRAGAVTAMHDATEGGIAGGLDEMADGAGVRFEIDAGAVPVAEGVDAVCSAIDVDPWRVTSCGTLLMAVESGEGEAVVAALEERGTPAAVVGRVREGNGVYADGQRVEPPARDPSWKAAERLSQS; translated from the coding sequence ATGACTGACCTCGGGAAGATCGACGCCGACTTCTTCGAGCGGGTGATCGCACCGAACCTCGGTGCCGACCGCGAGAACGTTTCGCTCGGCCCGACGGCCGGGATCGACTTCGGCGTCCTCGAACTCGGCGGGCGGGCGGTCGTCACCGCCACCGATCCCCTGTCGGTCCTGCCGGCGCTCGGCCTCGAGCGCGCCGGTCGGCTGGCGATCGACATCGTGCTCTCGGACGTCGCGGTTTCGGGAATCGAACCCGACCACCTGACACTCGGCCTGACGCTGCCGCCCGACTACGAACGGGAGACGCTGGCCGCCGTCTGGCGCGGTATCGACGCGCACGCGAGCGAACTGGGCGTCGAGGTGACTGCGACGCACGTCGGGCGCTACCCTGGCGTCGAGCGCTCCTGGATCGGCTCGGCGACGGCGCTCGGCATCGGAGACCCGGAGGATCTGGTCCGCCCGGACGGCGCACGGCCGGGCGACGAACTCGTGGTCTCGACCGGCCCGGCCGCGGAGGTCGCTGGGCTGTTCGCCACGCTGTACCCCGAGCGACTCGGGCTCGATCCCGGGACGGTCGCGACTGCCCAGCGACGCGTGAACGACATCCCGGCGGTCGAAGACGCGCTCGCCGCCCACCGCGCCGGGGCCGTCACTGCGATGCACGACGCGACGGAGGGCGGGATCGCCGGCGGGCTCGACGAGATGGCCGACGGTGCTGGCGTCCGTTTCGAGATCGATGCCGGGGCGGTTCCGGTGGCCGAGGGCGTCGACGCGGTCTGCTCGGCGATCGACGTCGATCCCTGGCGCGTGACCAGTTGCGGGACGCTGCTGATGGCCGTCGAGTCGGGTGAAGGCGAGGCCGTCGTCGCAGCGCTCGAGGAGCGTGGAACCCCGGCTGCGGTCGTCGGGCGGGTGCGAGAAGGTAACGGCGTCTACGCCGACGGTCAGCGAGTCGAGCCACCGGCTCGTGACCCGTCCTGGAAAGCCGCAGAACGACTCTCGCAGTCCTAG
- the psmA gene encoding archaeal proteasome endopeptidase complex subunit alpha, with translation MQGNHEQQAYDRGITIFSPDGRLYQVEYAREAVKRGSASVGVRTPEGVVLAADRRARSPLIEEESIEKIHGVDDHVALASAGHVADARKLIDFARRRAQVEKLRYDESIGVETLTKAVTDHIQEYTQTGGARPFGVALLVGGVENGEPRLFETDPSGTPYEWQATAIGGGREDIQSHLEDNYEDDLSLEEGIGLALEAIAEASDDGITASGVELTTIAAESGRVEPVTEETIADHIEDRDLGGEDDE, from the coding sequence ATGCAAGGAAACCACGAACAGCAGGCCTACGACCGGGGAATCACTATCTTCTCGCCGGACGGGCGGCTCTATCAGGTCGAGTACGCCCGGGAAGCGGTCAAGCGCGGCAGCGCCAGCGTCGGCGTCCGCACGCCCGAGGGCGTCGTCCTGGCGGCCGACCGGCGGGCCCGATCCCCGCTCATCGAGGAGGAGAGCATCGAGAAGATCCACGGCGTCGACGACCACGTCGCGCTCGCGAGCGCGGGCCACGTCGCCGACGCGCGCAAACTCATCGACTTCGCCCGGCGCCGGGCACAGGTCGAGAAACTGCGCTACGACGAGTCGATCGGCGTCGAGACGCTGACGAAAGCCGTGACCGATCACATCCAGGAGTACACCCAGACCGGCGGCGCGCGCCCGTTCGGCGTCGCGCTTCTGGTCGGCGGCGTCGAGAACGGCGAGCCGCGCCTGTTCGAGACCGACCCCTCGGGCACGCCCTACGAGTGGCAGGCGACCGCCATCGGCGGCGGGCGCGAGGACATCCAGTCGCATCTCGAAGACAACTACGAGGACGACCTCTCGCTGGAGGAGGGCATCGGGCTGGCGCTGGAAGCGATCGCGGAGGCCAGCGACGACGGCATCACGGCCTCGGGCGTCGAACTGACGACGATCGCCGCCGAGTCCGGCCGGGTCGAGCCGGTCACCGAGGAGACGATCGCCGACCACATCGAGGACCGCGACCTCGGAGGTGAGGACGATGAATAA
- the pth2 gene encoding peptidyl-tRNA hydrolase Pth2 codes for MKQAIVARADLNMGEGKLAAQVAHASLSAYEDATASARKEWKGSGQKKIVLQADGESRLFELAEKAETEGIPHAIVRDAGHTQLDPGTVTALAVGPAADDRVDAVTGDLQLY; via the coding sequence ATGAAACAGGCCATCGTCGCCCGCGCGGACCTGAACATGGGCGAAGGGAAACTGGCGGCGCAGGTTGCCCACGCCTCGCTGTCGGCCTACGAGGACGCGACAGCGAGCGCACGCAAAGAGTGGAAAGGGAGCGGTCAGAAGAAGATCGTCCTGCAGGCCGACGGCGAGTCCCGGCTGTTCGAACTCGCCGAAAAGGCCGAGACGGAGGGTATCCCTCACGCGATCGTCCGGGACGCCGGCCACACGCAACTCGATCCCGGGACCGTCACCGCGCTGGCGGTCGGGCCCGCGGCCGACGATCGCGTCGACGCCGTCACCGGCGATCTACAGCTCTACTAG
- a CDS encoding DUF7511 domain-containing protein — MSGIHHAPQEGSFDSEDPTRGTVRVARDGDEVTLYLDAPGMTDDDRATHWLTADASDAYSLEAMR, encoded by the coding sequence ATGAGCGGAATCCACCACGCGCCGCAGGAAGGGTCGTTCGACAGTGAAGATCCGACGCGGGGGACGGTGCGGGTGGCCCGCGACGGCGACGAGGTGACGCTGTATCTCGACGCGCCGGGGATGACCGACGACGACCGCGCGACACACTGGCTCACTGCCGACGCCAGTGACGCGTACTCGCTCGAAGCGATGCGGTGA
- a CDS encoding MFS transporter, which produces MRPLLGNRNFRRLFAGRLVTNVGDSLYFVAATWLVYDLTGDPFFSGLAGFLVMAPQGLQAFAGPLVDRWDLRRVLVTTQIVQAIVILTLPVAAHLGWLSVWVVLTVMPLLSLLNQFVYPAQSAALPRIVEREELVEANSLFSLAYQGTELVANAAAGILVAAVGAVALFAIDSITFAAAALLFATVHVPPAGAGDSDASASADTAAETATALADGGAESTAGSPSDGSDTYRESLLEGVGFVRGTVLAPIVLGAAVVNFVASGATIGVLPAFADTLGGSGAYGALMAAIAGGMLAGAVVASGLDELPFGWLSIGAFLASGCLWIAAIVVDWLPATVALLAIAVVPIGASNVLLSSIVQSAVPDRLLGRVSGLLGSASTAAVPAGALLGGLAASIVGPAVVMMAGGANVLLLAGYWLAHPRLRRMGPADGVETIAT; this is translated from the coding sequence ATGCGCCCACTGCTCGGAAATCGGAACTTCAGGCGGCTGTTCGCGGGACGGCTCGTTACGAACGTCGGAGATAGTCTCTACTTCGTCGCGGCGACGTGGCTCGTCTACGATCTGACGGGCGATCCGTTCTTCTCGGGGCTGGCCGGTTTTCTCGTGATGGCACCACAGGGATTACAGGCCTTCGCCGGTCCGCTGGTCGACCGCTGGGATCTCAGGCGAGTGCTCGTGACGACCCAGATCGTTCAGGCCATCGTGATCCTCACGCTCCCGGTCGCGGCCCATCTGGGATGGCTGTCGGTGTGGGTCGTACTGACGGTGATGCCGCTACTCTCGCTGCTCAACCAGTTCGTCTACCCCGCTCAGTCGGCCGCGCTCCCGCGGATCGTCGAACGAGAGGAACTCGTGGAGGCGAACTCGCTGTTCAGCCTGGCCTACCAGGGCACCGAGCTGGTCGCTAACGCCGCCGCGGGCATCCTGGTCGCAGCCGTCGGTGCAGTCGCCCTGTTCGCGATCGACTCGATCACCTTCGCCGCGGCCGCACTGCTGTTTGCGACGGTCCACGTGCCACCCGCCGGGGCCGGGGACAGTGACGCGTCCGCGTCTGCTGATACTGCCGCCGAAACCGCGACCGCGTTGGCCGACGGCGGTGCGGAATCGACTGCGGGCAGCCCGAGCGACGGGTCCGACACCTACCGCGAATCCCTGCTAGAAGGGGTCGGTTTCGTCCGCGGGACCGTGCTGGCACCGATCGTCCTCGGCGCGGCGGTGGTGAACTTCGTGGCCAGCGGCGCGACGATCGGCGTCCTCCCGGCGTTCGCGGACACGCTCGGCGGGTCGGGCGCCTACGGCGCGTTGATGGCCGCGATCGCCGGCGGCATGCTCGCCGGCGCGGTCGTCGCTTCCGGTCTCGACGAGTTACCCTTCGGCTGGCTCTCGATTGGGGCCTTCCTCGCGAGCGGGTGCCTCTGGATCGCCGCGATCGTCGTGGACTGGCTGCCGGCGACGGTCGCGCTGCTCGCGATCGCGGTCGTCCCGATCGGCGCGAGCAACGTCCTGCTGTCCTCGATCGTCCAGTCCGCGGTCCCCGACCGACTGCTGGGGCGCGTCTCGGGGCTGCTCGGGAGCGCTTCGACCGCGGCTGTCCCGGCCGGGGCACTGCTCGGCGGACTGGCCGCCTCGATCGTCGGCCCGGCTGTCGTTATGATGGCCGGCGGCGCGAACGTCCTGCTGCTGGCGGGCTACTGGCTGGCCCACCCCCGACTCCGGCGCATGGGCCCGGCCGACGGAGTCGAGACGATCGCGACTTGA
- the rio1 gene encoding serine/threonine-protein kinase Rio1, translating to MTEEFELVEPEAVDSPGDEWEEIDVADTEADRIARRRDREFNEFRKRIKDSERFKLEESVFDEATYAAIYKLVQDGHIDAFGGPISTGKEANVYTAKAGERTVAVKVYRINASDFKDMRGYLDGDPRFEGIGQDKRKVVMAWVRKEFANLKRAKKAGVRVPDPIAVERNVLVMEYIATDGDRAKRLNEVQVENPETAYDVVAEYMRRLYDAGLVHGDLSEYNIVFQDGQLVVIDLGQAVTKHHPNAEEFLQRDCENVAAFFARQGMDVTGDQLYEFVTDETDD from the coding sequence ATGACAGAGGAATTCGAGCTCGTCGAGCCCGAAGCGGTCGATTCACCCGGCGACGAGTGGGAGGAGATCGACGTCGCCGACACGGAGGCCGACCGGATCGCCCGCCGGCGGGATCGGGAGTTCAACGAGTTCCGCAAACGCATCAAAGACAGCGAGCGGTTCAAGCTCGAGGAGTCGGTGTTCGACGAGGCGACCTACGCCGCGATCTACAAGCTCGTTCAGGACGGACATATCGACGCCTTCGGCGGCCCGATCTCGACGGGCAAGGAGGCAAACGTCTACACGGCGAAAGCAGGCGAGCGAACGGTCGCAGTCAAGGTCTACCGGATCAACGCCAGCGATTTCAAGGACATGCGCGGCTATCTCGACGGAGACCCGCGTTTCGAGGGGATCGGCCAGGACAAGCGCAAGGTCGTGATGGCCTGGGTCCGCAAGGAGTTCGCCAATCTCAAGCGCGCAAAGAAGGCGGGCGTCCGCGTCCCGGACCCGATCGCAGTCGAGCGCAACGTCCTCGTGATGGAGTACATCGCGACCGACGGCGACCGCGCAAAGCGGCTCAACGAGGTCCAGGTCGAAAACCCCGAGACTGCCTACGACGTCGTCGCCGAATACATGCGTCGGCTGTACGACGCCGGGCTGGTCCACGGCGACCTCAGCGAGTACAACATCGTCTTCCAGGACGGGCAACTCGTCGTGATCGACCTCGGACAGGCCGTCACGAAACACCACCCCAACGCCGAGGAGTTCCTCCAGCGGGACTGCGAGAACGTCGCCGCCTTCTTCGCCCGCCAGGGGATGGACGTGACCGGCGACCAGCTGTACGAGTTCGTGACGGACGAGACCGACGACTGA